A genome region from Streptomyces sp. S4.7 includes the following:
- a CDS encoding MFS transporter, which produces MAQVPAVPETDNGREPEGGPGSGPGRASGSESPAARSTRTWAVIAAACAGQFLVVLDVSVVNVALPSMRTDLGLSTIGLQWVLNAYSIAFAGFMLLGGRAADIFGRKRMFLAGLGVFTAASLAGGLAQEGWQLLAARGVQGLGAAVLAPATLTILTAAVPAGPARTRAIATWAAVGAGGGAAGGLVGGVLTDALSWRWVLLINVPAGALVLAAAVLWLTESRAKEARRRLDLPGAVLVTGGLAVVAYGIVQTERAGWTAAATLVPLLGGLLLLAAFLVVEARTEQPLMPLRLFRVRAVSAANAGMVVTGSASFGMWFFMTVYAQNVLGYTPLEAGLALIPSSLSVVLGSKLAPLLMRRVGARHVAVLGALVGSAGFGWQSMMTADGTFLRTILGPGILMMAGAGLAMTPLAALATASAAPGEAGLVSGLVNTSRTMGGAIGLAVLSTVAAARTSHGTGPVALTEGYALAFRTGAGLLFVAAVLMFFWLPRQSDT; this is translated from the coding sequence ATGGCCCAAGTCCCGGCAGTCCCCGAAACCGATAACGGCCGCGAGCCCGAAGGCGGGCCCGGCTCCGGGCCCGGTCGCGCGTCCGGCTCCGAGAGTCCCGCCGCGCGGTCGACCCGTACCTGGGCCGTCATCGCCGCCGCGTGCGCCGGGCAGTTCCTCGTCGTCCTCGACGTCTCGGTGGTCAACGTCGCCCTGCCGTCGATGCGCACCGACCTCGGCCTCAGCACCATCGGTCTCCAGTGGGTCCTCAACGCCTACTCGATCGCGTTCGCCGGTTTCATGCTCCTCGGCGGCCGGGCCGCCGACATCTTCGGCCGCAAACGGATGTTCCTCGCCGGGCTCGGTGTCTTCACCGCCGCGTCCCTGGCAGGCGGTCTCGCGCAGGAGGGCTGGCAACTGCTCGCCGCCCGTGGTGTGCAGGGTCTCGGCGCCGCCGTGCTGGCCCCCGCGACGCTCACCATCCTGACCGCCGCCGTCCCCGCCGGACCGGCGCGGACGAGGGCCATAGCCACGTGGGCCGCGGTCGGCGCGGGCGGGGGCGCGGCGGGCGGGCTCGTCGGCGGTGTCCTGACCGATGCGCTGTCCTGGCGCTGGGTGCTGCTGATCAACGTGCCCGCCGGGGCGCTGGTCCTGGCCGCCGCCGTGCTGTGGCTGACGGAGAGCCGGGCGAAGGAGGCGCGGCGCCGGCTGGACCTGCCCGGCGCCGTCCTGGTCACCGGCGGTCTCGCCGTCGTCGCGTACGGCATCGTGCAGACCGAGCGGGCGGGCTGGACGGCCGCGGCCACGCTCGTGCCGCTCCTCGGCGGGCTGCTGCTGCTCGCGGCCTTCCTGGTGGTGGAGGCGCGCACGGAACAGCCGCTGATGCCACTGAGACTCTTCCGGGTCCGGGCGGTCTCGGCGGCCAACGCGGGGATGGTGGTCACCGGTTCGGCGTCGTTCGGCATGTGGTTCTTCATGACGGTCTACGCCCAGAACGTCCTCGGCTACACGCCCCTCGAAGCGGGCCTCGCGCTCATACCGAGTTCGCTGAGCGTCGTACTCGGCTCCAAGCTGGCGCCCCTGCTGATGCGGCGCGTCGGGGCCCGCCACGTCGCGGTCCTCGGCGCGCTCGTCGGGTCCGCCGGATTCGGCTGGCAGTCGATGATGACCGCCGACGGCACCTTCCTGAGGACGATCCTGGGACCCGGCATCCTGATGATGGCCGGCGCCGGACTGGCCATGACACCGCTGGCCGCCCTCGCGACGGCGAGCGCGGCACCCGGCGAGGCCGGTCTCGTCTCCGGCCTCGTGAACACCTCGCGGACCATGGGCGGGGCCATCGGCCTCGCGGTCCTCTCCACGGTCGCGGCGGCCCGTACGTCCCACGGGACGGGGCCGGTGGCGCTCACCGAGGGGTACGCGCTGGCGTTCAGGACCGGGGCGGGGCTGCTGTTCGTGGCGGCCGTGCTGATGTTCTTCTGGCTGCCGCGCCAGTCGGACACATGA
- a CDS encoding MFS transporter yields MPQATPDQYAGPGPVPGAVARKRGTGGVVPVLAFAGITVAVMQTLLVPIIKDLPSLLRTSPDNATWVITATLLAGAVSTPIMGRLGDLYGKRRMLLASLAVMVVGSLICAFTDDLTVMIAGRALQGFAMGAIPLGIGIMRDELPREKLGSAMALMSSSIGVGGGLALPGAALVAQHADWHTLFFGAAGLGVLSMVLTVLVVPESSVRAGGRFDWFGALGLSVGLVALLLPITKGSAWGWTSSTTLGLFGVAVVVLGLWGSMELRLRAPLVDLRTSARREVLLTNLVSVMVGVAFYAVSLILPQLLQLPTSTGYGLGQSMVVAGLCVAPLGLTMMFVAPVYARISARRGPKVSLMIGMAVIAVGYGAGLVMMSAAWQTVVISVVLGAGIGLAYSSLPALIVGAVDPKETGAANGLNTLARSIGTSVSSAVIGMVLARTAIGTGPTAVPSLHGFRISFVIATAAVLGGLALAAFLPAHRTSPRTELLASSEDDAPAPPGVRGFRGRVLDADGVPVPRANVTLIDPRGRQAGLTTADDEGRYALAAPCAGEYVLAGSATGYAPYAHPAACLGGALSVDVDLVLAPRAALRSQGVSGM; encoded by the coding sequence ATGCCGCAAGCGACGCCCGACCAGTACGCCGGACCCGGCCCCGTCCCCGGGGCCGTTGCGCGCAAGCGGGGCACCGGCGGCGTCGTACCGGTACTCGCGTTCGCCGGCATCACCGTCGCCGTCATGCAGACCCTGCTCGTCCCGATCATCAAGGACCTGCCGTCGCTGCTCCGTACGTCGCCCGACAACGCGACATGGGTCATCACGGCGACGCTCCTCGCGGGTGCGGTGTCCACCCCGATCATGGGGCGGCTCGGCGATCTGTACGGCAAGCGCCGGATGCTGCTCGCGAGCCTCGCGGTCATGGTCGTCGGCTCGCTGATCTGCGCGTTCACCGACGATCTGACGGTGATGATCGCCGGCCGCGCCCTCCAGGGCTTCGCGATGGGCGCGATCCCCCTGGGCATCGGGATCATGCGTGACGAGCTGCCCCGGGAGAAGCTCGGCTCGGCGATGGCCCTGATGAGCTCGTCGATCGGGGTCGGCGGCGGGCTCGCCCTGCCCGGCGCCGCGCTGGTCGCGCAGCACGCCGACTGGCACACCCTGTTCTTCGGCGCCGCCGGGCTCGGCGTGCTGTCGATGGTGCTGACGGTCCTGGTGGTGCCGGAGAGTTCGGTACGGGCGGGCGGCCGGTTCGACTGGTTCGGCGCGCTCGGGCTCTCCGTGGGCCTCGTCGCCCTGCTGCTGCCGATCACCAAGGGCAGCGCCTGGGGCTGGACGTCGTCCACGACGCTCGGTCTGTTCGGCGTGGCCGTCGTGGTCCTCGGACTGTGGGGTTCCATGGAGCTGCGTCTGCGGGCCCCGCTGGTCGACCTCCGTACGAGCGCGCGCCGCGAGGTGCTGCTGACCAACCTCGTGTCGGTGATGGTCGGCGTCGCGTTCTACGCGGTGTCGCTGATCCTCCCGCAGCTTCTTCAGCTCCCCACGTCGACGGGTTACGGCCTCGGCCAGTCCATGGTCGTCGCGGGCCTGTGCGTCGCGCCGCTGGGTCTGACGATGATGTTCGTGGCCCCGGTCTACGCCCGGATATCCGCGCGGCGGGGCCCCAAGGTCTCGCTGATGATCGGCATGGCGGTCATCGCGGTCGGTTACGGCGCGGGGCTGGTCATGATGAGCGCCGCCTGGCAGACCGTCGTCATCTCGGTGGTCCTCGGCGCGGGTATCGGGCTGGCGTACTCCTCGCTGCCCGCCCTGATCGTGGGGGCCGTCGACCCGAAGGAGACGGGCGCCGCCAACGGGCTCAACACACTGGCCCGTTCGATCGGTACGTCGGTCTCCAGCGCCGTCATCGGCATGGTGCTCGCACGTACGGCGATCGGTACGGGCCCCACGGCGGTCCCCAGCCTGCACGGCTTCCGCATCTCGTTCGTGATCGCCACGGCCGCCGTGCTCGGCGGTCTGGCGCTGGCGGCGTTCCTGCCTGCCCACCGCACCTCGCCCCGGACGGAGTTGCTGGCCAGCAGCGAGGACGACGCCCCCGCGCCGCCCGGCGTCCGGGGCTTCCGCGGCCGGGTGCTGGACGCCGACGGCGTTCCCGTCCCGCGGGCGAACGTCACGCTCATCGACCCCCGCGGCCGGCAGGCCGGTCTCACCACGGCGGACGACGAGGGCCGGTACGCGCTCGCGGCGCCCTGCGCCGGTGAGTACGTCCTGGCGGGCTCGGCCACGGGCTACGCGCCGTACGCCCACCCGGCGGCCTGCCTCGGCGGGGCGCTGTCGGTGGACGTCGACCTGGTGCTGGCGCCCAGGGCGGCGCTCCGGTCTCAGGGCGTGTCCGGAATGTAG
- a CDS encoding class I SAM-dependent methyltransferase yields MTAGTAPHEPNPAAAPTPSPEVLDAFERAKGFMPTGEGLALYTAAVEAAALGLPLLEVGTYCGRSTILLADAARAAGVTALTVDHHRGSEEQQPGWEYHDPSVVDPEVGRMDTLPSFRRTLHAAGLEDHVVAVVGRSPQVAAVWGGPLGLVFIDGGHTDEHANGDYEGWAPHLAVGGLLVVHDVFPDPADGGQAPYRVWRRALASGAFAEVSAHESLRVLRRTGAGT; encoded by the coding sequence ATGACCGCCGGGACCGCCCCGCACGAACCGAACCCGGCCGCCGCCCCCACCCCCTCCCCCGAGGTGCTGGACGCCTTCGAGCGCGCCAAGGGCTTCATGCCGACCGGTGAGGGCCTGGCTTTGTACACCGCCGCCGTCGAAGCCGCCGCCCTGGGGCTGCCGTTGCTCGAGGTCGGCACCTACTGCGGCCGGTCCACCATCCTGCTCGCCGACGCGGCCCGCGCCGCCGGTGTCACGGCGCTGACCGTCGACCACCACCGCGGCAGCGAGGAGCAGCAGCCCGGCTGGGAGTACCACGACCCGTCGGTCGTCGACCCCGAGGTCGGCCGTATGGACACGCTGCCGTCCTTCCGCCGTACGCTCCACGCGGCCGGCCTGGAGGACCATGTCGTGGCGGTCGTCGGCCGCTCCCCGCAGGTGGCCGCCGTCTGGGGCGGTCCGCTCGGCCTGGTGTTCATCGACGGCGGCCACACCGACGAGCACGCGAACGGTGACTACGAGGGCTGGGCGCCGCATCTCGCCGTGGGCGGGCTGCTGGTCGTGCACGACGTGTTCCCCGACCCGGCGGACGGTGGCCAGGCCCCGTACCGGGTGTGGCGGCGCGCGCTGGCGTCCGGCGCGTTCGCCGAGGTCTCGGCGCACGAGTCTCTGCGTGTCCTGCGACGTACCGGGGCGGGAACCTGA
- a CDS encoding N-acetylmuramoyl-L-alanine amidase has translation MSYDESHPPARRRPLSRLTLVIAAAALVPGAFAGWLIWQATGGSDDGGPAGLPAQGSSASASADPSPGSSGPGPSGTRSPSKPASGGDAAPGDARPAPGDGPLAGRTVVIDPGHNPGNFKHTAEINRLVDIGTNRKECDTTGTSGNSGYTEAEFTADVSQRLRTLLRKEGATVKLTHENDRAWGPCVDERAEIGNKAGADAVISIHADGSAAGNRGFHVILPALVKSGGADTSKIVAPSRDLGERVAGNFVRTTGSAPSNYLGGGTGLDVRDDLGGLNLSTVPKVFIECGNMRDSKDIALLTSADWRQKAAQGMADGISGFLKR, from the coding sequence GTGTCGTACGACGAAAGCCACCCCCCCGCCCGCCGCCGCCCCCTCTCACGGCTCACGCTCGTCATCGCCGCCGCGGCCCTGGTGCCGGGCGCCTTCGCCGGCTGGCTGATCTGGCAGGCCACCGGCGGGTCCGACGACGGGGGCCCCGCCGGCCTCCCCGCCCAGGGCTCCAGCGCGTCCGCCTCGGCCGACCCCTCGCCGGGTTCGTCCGGACCGGGGCCGTCCGGCACGCGGTCGCCGTCGAAGCCCGCGTCCGGCGGCGACGCCGCTCCGGGGGACGCGCGGCCGGCTCCCGGTGACGGGCCGCTCGCGGGCCGGACCGTCGTCATCGACCCGGGGCACAATCCCGGCAACTTCAAGCACACGGCCGAGATCAACAGACTCGTGGACATCGGAACCAATCGCAAGGAATGCGACACCACGGGCACCTCGGGCAACTCCGGTTACACGGAAGCCGAATTCACCGCCGATGTTTCACAGCGCCTCCGCACTCTCCTCCGTAAAGAGGGGGCGACGGTGAAACTCACACACGAGAACGACCGGGCGTGGGGACCGTGCGTGGACGAGCGCGCGGAAATCGGTAACAAGGCCGGTGCGGACGCGGTCATCTCCATCCACGCGGACGGCTCGGCCGCGGGCAACCGCGGCTTCCATGTCATCCTTCCCGCACTGGTGAAGTCGGGCGGGGCCGACACCTCGAAGATCGTGGCCCCCTCGCGCGATCTCGGCGAACGCGTCGCGGGCAATTTCGTACGCACGACCGGAAGCGCACCGTCCAATTATCTCGGCGGGGGTACGGGACTTGATGTGCGTGACGACCTCGGCGGGCTGAATCTCTCGACCGTGCCCAAGGTCTTCATCGAGTGCGGCAACATGCGTGACTCGAAGGACATCGCCCTGCTGACGAGCGCCGACTGGCGGCAGAAGGCGGCACAGGGAATGGCGGACGGGATCAGCGGCTTCCTGAAGCGATAG
- a CDS encoding prenyltransferase produces the protein MTLPGRGPDRTEHLVLPGVLTADQADETVAAILAVQRPDGAIPWFRGHHLDPWDHTEAAMALDASGEHEAAARAYAWLARHQNEDGSWYAAYDDGEATRPTDLSRETNFCAYPAVGVWHHYLATGDEVFLDRMWPVVRSAIGFVLELQRPGGQIGWKREADGTPVDDALLTGSSSVHQALRCALAIAEEREEPQPDWELAAGSLAHAIREHPERFLDKSRYSMDWYYPVLGGAMTGPRAKDRIEEGWDRFVVPGLGVRCVLPNPWVTGGESCELALALWVVGESDRALDVLQSIGHLRADGGMYWTGYVFEGEKAVWPEELTSWTAASLLLAVAALGGDEATTAVFSGERLPSGLEPDCCERVG, from the coding sequence GTGACCTTGCCCGGTCGCGGCCCCGACCGCACCGAACACCTCGTCCTGCCCGGTGTCCTGACGGCCGATCAGGCCGACGAGACCGTCGCCGCCATCCTCGCCGTCCAGCGCCCCGACGGTGCCATCCCCTGGTTCCGCGGCCACCACCTCGATCCCTGGGACCACACCGAGGCCGCCATGGCGCTCGACGCGTCGGGTGAACACGAGGCGGCGGCGCGGGCGTACGCGTGGCTGGCCCGGCACCAGAACGAGGACGGGTCCTGGTACGCCGCCTACGACGACGGCGAGGCCACCCGGCCGACCGATCTCAGCCGCGAGACCAACTTCTGCGCCTATCCCGCGGTCGGCGTCTGGCACCACTACCTGGCCACCGGCGACGAGGTCTTCCTCGACCGGATGTGGCCCGTCGTCCGCTCGGCCATCGGGTTCGTCCTGGAACTCCAGCGGCCCGGCGGGCAGATCGGCTGGAAGCGCGAGGCCGACGGCACACCCGTCGACGACGCGCTGCTGACCGGCAGTTCGTCCGTGCACCAGGCGCTGCGCTGCGCGCTCGCCATCGCCGAGGAACGTGAGGAGCCGCAGCCCGACTGGGAGCTGGCGGCCGGGTCACTCGCCCACGCGATCCGTGAGCACCCCGAGCGGTTCCTCGACAAGAGCCGCTACTCGATGGACTGGTACTACCCGGTCCTCGGCGGGGCGATGACCGGACCGCGGGCGAAGGACCGGATCGAGGAGGGCTGGGACCGCTTCGTCGTCCCCGGACTGGGGGTGCGCTGTGTGCTGCCCAACCCGTGGGTGACCGGCGGCGAGAGCTGCGAACTCGCTCTGGCGCTGTGGGTGGTGGGCGAGTCGGACCGGGCGCTGGACGTACTCCAGTCCATCGGGCATCTGCGCGCGGACGGCGGCATGTACTGGACGGGCTATGTCTTCGAGGGTGAGAAGGCCGTCTGGCCCGAGGAGTTGACGAGCTGGACGGCAGCCTCACTGCTGCTGGCCGTGGCCGCTCTCGGGGGGGACGAGGCGACCACGGCGGTCTTCAGCGGTGAGAGGCTGCCGTCCGGGCTTGAGCCGGACTGCTGTGAACGGGTCGGCTGA